One genomic region from Ptychodera flava strain L36383 chromosome 5, AS_Pfla_20210202, whole genome shotgun sequence encodes:
- the LOC139132710 gene encoding uncharacterized protein — translation MLAFRRFAARRSTPSTLISDNATTFISAADKLKEIVTNPEVQTLLADRRTTWKFIPKRAQWFGGFYERMIGITKTSIEKVLGKSCVTFIELETLLAEVEASINDRPLTYVSSHVDDLTPLTPSQLVNGRNISGLPYAPPSDPTEYTPNVRNLNRRCAHLSSLLRTFWKRWSTEYLTALRERHLYTTDGTKHNTVKVGDVVLINSDVDKRVNWHLARVTRLLPGEDGIVRTVEIKTKLGKTNRPVTKLYPLETSGIPSTADLTSRPVGNPPIDDNARQPQDTDEATQTERARPTRKAADVAMQKIKHWTC, via the coding sequence ATGCTCGCATTTCGCCGATTTGCAGCCCGTCGTTCAACTCCTTCTACACTTATCTCCGATAATGCAACGACGTTCATATCAGCGGCAGATAAACTGAAGGAAATCGTGACTAACCCGGAAGTACAGACTCTGTTAGCAGATCGCCGCACCACATGGAAATTTATCCCGAAACGCGCTCAATGGTTTGGAGGATTTTACGAGCGTATGATAGGAATCACCAAAACCTCCATAGAGAAAGTGCTTGGGAAATCATGTGTAACATTCATCGAGTTGGAAACTCTACTCGCAGAAGTGGAAGCCTCTATAAATGATCGTCCATTGACTTATGTATCATCTCACGTTGATGATCTAACACCGCTAACTCCGTCACAACTAGTCAACGGAAGGAACATTTCCGGACTGCCTTACGCGCCTCCTAGCGACCCCACGGAATATACTCCGAATGTTCGCAATCTCAACCGTCGTTGTGCACATTTATCATCGCTTCTACGCACATTTTGGAAACGATGGTCCACGGAATACTTAACCGCTCTAAGAGAACGACACTTATATACGACGGACGGTACCAAACATAATACTGTGAAAGTTGGTGATGTCGTACTGATCAACAGCGACGTGGACAAACGCGTGAACTGGCATTTAGCTAGAGTTACACGTCTACTACCCGGTGAAGACGGAATCGTACGCACCGTTGAAATCAAGACCAAACTGGGAAAAACAAACCGCCCAGTCACAAAGTTGTATCCCTTGGAGACTAGCGGAATCCCGTCGACAGCTGATCTGACGTCACGTCCAGTAGGGAATCCCCCCATCGATGATAACGCAAGGCAACCACAGGACACGGATGAAGCTACACAAACTGAACGCGCTCGTCCGACGCGCAAGGCTGCAGACGTAGCCatgcagaaaatcaaacattggACTTGTTGA